GTGGGTGACAATGATGAATGTCTTGCCTTCTTTGCGGTTAAGCTCCAGTATCAGGTCCTGAACCTCGGCGCTGGTGGCGCTGTCCAGATTGCCGGTCGGCTCGTCGCAGAAAATTATCTCAGGGTTGCTTACCAACGCACGGGCGATAGCCACGCGCTGCTGTTCGCCTCCGGAAAGCTGGCCCGGACGATGATGAATCCTCTGGCTCAGGCCCAACTTGTCAAGTATCTCCCTGCCCCGCTCCTTGAGCCCGGAATTATTGGCCATAAAGCCCATAATCGAATGCGATATATAAAAAGGCAGTATGGTATTTTCCAGGACGTCGAGCTCGGATATCAGGTGATAGAATTGAAAGACAAATGCGAACGAGGCGTTCCTTATCCGGGCCTGGGCGCCGGATGACTGGGCGTAGATATCCTGCCCGTTAAAATAGACCTGCCCGGCGGTCGGCCGGTCTAACAAACCCATTATATGCAAAAGCGTACTTTTACCGGCGCCGGATGGACCGACGATGGAGATGACCTCGCCTTTCTTTATATCAAGCGAAATGCCCTTAAGAATCTCCAGCTGCCCTTCCCCGGCCGGGAAGAAGCGATGGACGTCCTGGGCACGTAAAATAATATCGTTACTCATATTTTAGAGCCTCAGTCGGTTGCAGACGCGAGGCCTTGACCGACGGATAGATGCTGAATATCACGCTCACCGCGATGGTTGCTAAAGTTATAACGACTATCGTCAGAAAACTTATCTCGGACGGTATCTCATCCAGCATATAAACGTCCTTGGGAAATACCTCGAATCCAGACAGGGTGTGCAGTAAATCGGCAATCGGATTTAGGTTAGAAGCAATAAAATAACCGCAGGTCACGCCGATGATGCAACCGACCAAAGCAATCAATATACCTTGGTACAGGAATAGCTGGGCAATACCGCCGGTGGTTGCGCCCATAGACTTTATTATGCCTATATCGTGCGTCTTCTCCACCACCCGCATGGTCAGCATCGAAAGGATATTGAATGCCGCGACGATAACGATAAAGAAAAGTATGATGGCATTTAGATTCTTTTCTATGCCCACGGCCCGGAGCAGTATCCGCTTTTCATCCTCCCAGGTCTGGATGAGCAGGTACGGCGGCAGTCTGGAGCCAAGCTCTTTAATGACCTGCGGCGCTTTGCCGTAGTCATCAAGTTTTACGGCGATGCGGGTAACCGCATTGGACGCGCCCAGGAAGTCCTGGGCCGATGACAGCGGAATATAGATATTGGTGTCGTATTCCAGCATGCCGATATTGAACGCGCCCACCACGGTAAAATCACGGCGTATCGGCAAAGGTATCCCCAAAGGGCTGAACCGGGCTGAAGTAAGCGAGATGCCCGTGCCGCTCATAGGCGGCGTATCAGTCTTGTGAAACGGCGGGATACCGAATATCTGGCTACCCACGATGGCCCCATCCTGAACGTTGCCGAAATCGGCCGGAGTCTTGCCAATCAGGTATTTGGAAAATTCGCTGACATTGGTCTCCAGAGCCGATTCGATGCCGGTAAGCTGAACAAAACGCATCTGTTGGGGGCTGTTACCCAGTAGCGCGCCCCATTCCAATCGCGGCGCGCAGGCGGCTACGCCCTGAACCGACTTGATATCATCCATCAGCTTGCGGTAATCACGGATAAAATATCCTGACGGATTGGTAACCGAGATATGCGAAGCCGTGCCGCGGATGCGTTCGCGCACCTCGCGCACGAACCCGCCCATAACCGAGGTGACGATTATCAGCGCCATTACCCCCACCGCAATACCGGCGATACAGAAATACATTATCTTTCTGCTGGTCAAATAACGCCAGGCTAGAAAAAGTTTATACATATATTCAATCTATCAGTCAATCAAGATTCCACCCTACTAGTTATTGTGCGGTTTGAAACACCATTCGTGCACCTAAAGGCATTTCCACCTTGATTGAACCACCATTAATAAACCGTATTGTTAAAGGCGTTTTATCCGCCTGTCCCCTATATATCGGTTTATAATACGGCGAACTAAATTTAACTACTGAACCTTCAGGACTAAACTGATTATTGATCATTATCAATTTATACTCAGTATCATACTTTTTAATAGTTTCTTCGCCGATCACATTTAGTTTTAACACGCCATCGGACGGCAAATAAACGGAATACAATAATATCAGAACAACGACCAGGCATAAAACTAAACTGCAGATAAAAATCATAGCAGACTTCTTTTTTATTCTTATCCAGATAACCAGCAAAGCAATCACCATCAATATTAATGAGTAAACTTCAAGAAATCCGAGCAATATCTTTTTGATATCAATAGCCCATGGCGATATATCAAAATTCTGATAGGCCGCTGGGAATACACTTTCCATAGGATAATAATCTCGGCCTGTTTCGGTAAACGAATCATACATAAGTTCATCCTCAGCAAATAGAATATTTATATAGCCACCCTCTTCCAGCCGCTGTAATTTGGCCCATACCTGCTGTTCCTTTATATTCCTGGAAAATACCAGCTGATCCATGGCTTCATATGAAAACGGATTTTCAGGCAGTTCAGATATTTTAAATGGATAGAACAATAACCCTGGTTGCACTAAATGATTACTTTTCCAAGCTTGCTCCCATAAACTTTCCTCCACACCAATAGATACTTTTCCATCAGGAATAAATTTAGGCTGCTGGTACGTCAAAGAAAGCTTATTTTCGCCTGTCAGATGTATATCCATCTCCGGGTATTGAGAATTAATAACGACATCAAAATCTATCACCCTGGTAGATGATACCGGAATGGTTAGCGGATGTATATAGGTGACGTTGTCCACCCTGAATACCAGTTCGCCGTCGTATTGCTTATCGGTGATGAGGCTCACCTTGACCGGGCACCAGTAACCGATGCGGTAATTACCGTCCCAGCCAATCTTGACCGATTCTATCTCGGCGCCCAATACCGGAGAGACCAGCGACAAAAAACAGAAGACCAGCAATAATTTAATTAGCAACTTCATACCTGAGTTTTCTTATTCCTGAGAAAGTTTAAAGCTATAAAAGCAACTACCATAATAAGCACTTGCAAGAACCAATTGGAAATAAATATTTCCGGCTCGGCTATCCGCCCTATCAGCCAGAACGGGTTGATCTGCAATAAAAACCTAACATCTTTATTAGCCATTTCCAGTATGAAGTAATGGAACATCGGGAAGGCCGCAATAATCAGCGTCCAGACGAAATAATACCAGCGCAATACGTTCCGCAATGCGCATAATCCAGCGATGCCGCCTATCAGCAGAATCACCAGGTAAAACCTGATAACCGAAGCCGCTCCGGCCAGAGAAAAATACTGCGCCATTAACGTAAGCGGAAAGAAAGTAATCAACATTATTACAACCTGGCTGAACAATTCCTTGTAGAAACCAAGTAATTTCTCATACGACGGCTTAATGAACATCGGCAGTATAATACTGATGAAGAAAAGCTGGAACACCTCAACCACAATAATCATCTCCGTGGGTAAAAGCGTATGGAACGGCCTGGTTTGAGTGATGAACAGCACCAGCACGATAACGGTCAGGAGTAACCAAGATATGGAGCCGTAGAATACGTTTTTCATTATGTGAGCGGGTTACGAATTACCGTTACTCTTGAACGGAAATACCCTGATAGCAGCCATTCCGGCAACCGGACAGACCTTTTCGCACATCCCGCATCCGATACATCTATCTTTAACGATATATGGATACTTGATACCGTTTCTTTCATTGTAGGCGATAGCCTTATCCGGTACCGGGCAGAACTCTTCACAGGTCATGCAAGTCTGTTTGTGCACGTAAGGAATACAGCGGTTGGTATCGAAATATGCCAGCCCGATCCGGGACTCCTGTTTATCCTCCAACTGCAAAGCCTTAATGGCTCCGGTCGGACAGACCTGTCCGCAGGCGTTACAGTAGTAAGAACACTGCCCTATGCGCGGGACCAGCGTAGGCGTCCACATAGAATAGAGTCCCGATTCAACCAGGAGCGGCTGCAGTCCGTTAGTCGGGCAGACCTTCATGCATTCACCGCAACGAATACACTTATTAAGAAATTCCTCTTCCGGACTGGTTGCGCCGGGTGGCCTGAGCCGGGGCATTGTATTATAGTTACGCTTGCTCATAATACTATGCCTGAGTATCGGCACGGAAAGTATTCCTAATCCGGCGGTTAAAATAAATCCCCGGCGCGACGGCAAGATATTATCTTTAGGCAACGTATTACTACCGAAGTTTATGGCCAACGAATGATGCTGGCACTTGCTGACGCAGGTGTAACACTGGATGCACTCTTCGCTTTCCAGAACCAGTTCTTTGCTCAAGCAACCGGTCTTGCAAACAATGTTGCACCTGCCGCACTGGTTGCATCCTGGACCGATATTGAGCTTAAGCACCCGACACTTGGAAAGAATACCCAACAAAGCGCCTAACGGACAAATATAACGACACCAGAAACGGCTCTGGTAAAATACGGCGAATATAATCAGAGCAAATACACCCAGAAAAACAGCAGACCCATAAAAAGTTATCGAGTTAGGGTCAACTAATCCAAAATTACCCAGCGTACCGACTGCTCCGGTCGCTCCTACACCATCCAATATTCCCTTAGCCAGATAATCAAAAATAGGATAAAAAACCAGCGCAAATGCCCTGAAAGCAATAGTTATCGGGTCAAACCAGCCAACTATATTAGCTCCGACAATAGCCGCGGCCAGGATAAACATCAAAACAAGGTATTTGACTTTCTTGAGCATCTTGCCGCCATCGCGGAGAACCTGGTTGGAATGCTTCGGCTTAACGCGGCTGAACAAGTCCATCACCGTGCCCAGCGGACAGACCCAGCCGCAAAATACCCGGCCCAGCAATATCGTGGCAATGGCAACTATCACCGCGGCAAGAAACGGCATGATAAACGCCCTGGACACCAACATCACCGACAAAGCCACTAATGGGTCTGCGATAAAGAACAGGTTGGCCGGAATAATATTCAACAGAAAATTAGGTTCGCTGTAGTAGGCTCCCAACGCCCTGGCTGTGGTCAGCAGAAGCAAGATGACAAACAACAATAAAAACAATATCTGACTGATACGCCGAAGATTAATCATATCGCGGGTTATTCTTTCTCTATCTTCTTGGTCAGTATCTCGACCTTTTTCAGATCAATCTCGCCCAGGCCCAACTCATTGGCAAACTTAATGTAATCAATATTATCGCCCTTGAGCTTGAACGGATCCAGCGTGCAGCAGTAGCTATCCACGGCCACCGGGTCGGTGCCGGCGATTATCTTTTTAACCATGACAATATCCTTTTCGGTTCCGGCATTAGGCCCTCGGCGGACCATCACCCGGTAGGCGTCGGCAATAGTAAGCTGCGGTTTGATAACCGTAGCGAAATCTGCTATTTTTTGGTGTATATTCTGGTGGATTTTCCCGCGGTTACCGCCCATCAGGCCCATCAGGTTCTTAAGCCCCAACGATAACCGCGTACTGCCGTGATCCTTGACCACCGGAACATTAATGAAACAGTCACATCCAAGAATTTCCTTAACCACCGGCCATTTCTTGAGTTCCTTAGCCTTGGGGAATTCAACTTCCTGGTAAAATGCATCACGGTTCTCGATAAGGATAACCTCAGCGCCGGCCTTCTCAGCCGCGGCTTTAATACCGCTGATTTCATAACACTTGCGCGCGTCCATACAGGGACGATCAAAAACCTTAACTTTCTTGGCTCCAGCCTTGAGACATTCCTTGACAATAGCTGCCACCACTTCAGGGTTAGTATCAGCCGCGAATTCGGGCGGACGCTCCCAGGCGATATTTGGTTTTACCGCCACGATCTGGTCTTTCTTGACAAACTTCTTTATGCCGCCTAAAAGTTCCAACGCAGCCAGCGTCATCTTAGCCGGGTCATCGCCATCAACCACTGCAATGGTGGTCACATATTTGGGTTTTTCGTCTTCGCCGAATGCCCTGGGCATGAATTTAGTCCCCACCAATGCTATGCCGCCCAACGCGGCCTGTTTAAGGAATTCTCTGCGGTTTGATTTATTCATAAGCAGTCTCCTTTATTAAATATCACGAAAATAATATCATGACTTATTTGGAAGTCAAGTAGATATTACGATAAAATAAGATGTTATGCGGATTGACGGTTGCAGGTCAAAATGACATCACGGCATTAAGCGTCATGCCTTTAAAATCGGCGTCAAGATGTTCCCTAGAGCCAGCCCAGGAGGTGCCTTCCTGGTCCTCGCCCACGGTATGGTATTTAAGATAACGGAAACCGCCCTGAACACCAAAATAACTGACCGGCTTAAACTGTAACGATAATTCATAGTTAAAGGAATAACCTCTGGATATAATGCTTTCCTTCAATGCCGGCACAGGCGGACTGCTGAAGGGCCAGCGCTGGCCGGAATACTCACCGGTCACAAAAGGGGCATAACCAAAAGAACCTTCAATCCCAATATTAAAAGCGGGCATAAAAGTCCCTTCCAAACCAAATTCTATTCCGCTGTAGTCCATCTCGTATGACAACCACTTGCCCGGGAAAGTGCGGTTATCGGGCAAACCGCTTGACATAACTACGGACGCATCGCTATATTCTGCCACAATCTTGTGGTCAGTAAACTTGATGACTGCATCAAGCGTACCGTCATCCATATTAACAAACTGGTAATTAAGAGAATACCCCGAAAAGGCCGTGCGGCCCTGGCTGGTGGAATAGACCAGGTCGGTCATCTGTTTGCTGGAGTTCCAGTCGGTATCACGCGTATTGCCCGTATCTATCATCCCCTGCCCAATCGATAATCCCACGAAGTAAGGAGACGGATAATCACCCATCCTCAGGCGGAATCTGGATATCAACAGTGATGAATCCAGCGGGTGAACAATTTCCCAGCTATTACTCGGTGACGGAAATTGGCCGGACATCTTGAAGTCACCTTCGGTTTGCCAGTAAGAAAGGTCAACGCTAACGTCCCATTTCAAAGGTGAACGCCCAATATAAATAAAGCTTTCACCCCAGGCGGACTGATTAACAAACACCCCAACGATTAACAGGCATCCTAACTTGCAGAAGTAAGCTATTTTAGTCATTCCTGTCAAACCGCGCTTTCGTTTTTATCAGTCGGCAGTCCTGATTATGAGCGCATCAAACCCGCCGGCCCCGGATTCACTGGCCGCAGGCGATGTTTCCGTGCCGCTCGGATTGGTTTCTCCTCCGGCCGGCGTAGTAACTGTGCCGGCAGGTATCGCGGTATTCAGATAAGTGGTTATAGTAGTGCCTGTCACATTCTGCCAGGAGGACGAAGGCGAAAGGCTTCGGCCAGCCAGGTAGTAGTTCGACAGACTGATATACAATCCGCGTATCTCTTCCAAATCTGAAGCGCCACCCCAGGCCTTCTGCCATTCAATCACGCCGCTGGGCGTAAACTTAATAAACAACGCGTCTCCGTTACCGGCGCCATAGCTGTTGCTTAGTCCGGCCACATACACATTCTGAGAATTAGGCTCAACCGAAACGGCATAACCTAAATCAGCCGACACACCGCCCCAGGCACGCTGCCAGGAAACCACACCATCCGAACCCAGCTTAACCAGGAACATATCGGTACTGCCCGTGCCGGTGCTGGCTGTTTCACCGGACAGGTAAATATCCTGCGTGCTAGAATCAAGCGCGATGGAATAAGCCGTATCGTCAGAAGCACCGCCCCACATCTTCTGCCCCTGGAGTGAACCGCTGTTGTTGAACTTTAATAGGAAAGCATCCTTGCCACCTGCGCCATAACTGGCTGTCGAGCCGGTCAAATAAATATCGCCCGTTGAATTAAGGGTCAGCCCGTAAGTTGTTTCACTGCCAGCCGCGCCGCCCCAGGTCTTCTGCCACTGAAGACTGCCGGTAGAATCGAATTTAACCAGGAAAGCGTCCCCATTGCCGGCCCCATAGCTGGCTGTATTTCCGGCCATATAAATATAACCGGAAGCATCAACCCCGATGGCATAGGCCGTATCGTTACTGGCGCCGCCCCAGGTCTTCTGCCACTGCAGCACGCCATTGGAATTATATTTCAATAAAACCGCGTCGCTGTTACCGGATCCAAAGTTGTTGGTCTGTCCGGCCACGTAGATATTGCCGGATGGTGCATCAACCACTAAGGCATAAGCCGTATCCGTTACTACCCCGCCCCATGACCTCTGCCACTGTATCACGCCGCTGGAATTATATTTGGTCAGGAACACATCCTGGCCGCCTGCCCCGAAGCTGTCGGTCACACCGGTCAGATAAACATTACCATTGGCGTCAGTAGTCGAACCATATGCCGTATCGGTTCCGGCACCACCCCATGTTTTAGCATAGGGATTAACAGTGGTTGTTGCACATGCTTCATTGGTATAGTTACTGTTACCGGCGGCGTTATACGAACGCACCCTGTAGAAATAAGCGATAGAATCCGAAAGCCCAGTATCAGCGAAAGAGTTAACGTTCGGCCCGACCGAAGAAATCTGCCCCCATACACCGTTGCCCCAGGTTTTGCGCTCTATCTTAAAACCTGATTCATTATCGGAGTTATCAGTCCATCTCACATTGATCTGAGAAGCCGATACGGTCATAACCAAAAGCGATGCCGGCGCCGTGGGCGTCGTCAAAGCCGGCGTGGTCACAGTCGGCTCGTTGGAATAAGCGCTATCGCCCGTTTCGTTATACGACTTAATCCGGTAAGTATAAGTGGTTGACGGCGAAACCGTATCCGTATACAAAGTGATGCTCGGCCCGGGAACCCCGACTAACTTATAGTTCTCCACGCCGCTTTTCCGTTCAATCTTGAATCCGCTTTCATTGGTGGAATTATCTTCCCAGATCAGGCGGACCGAAGACGAAGTCTCGGCGGTCGCGACCATACCGGTCGGCGCATTGGGAATAGTCGGCGCCGGGGTCGTGCCGTTGACCACATTTGAATAGGCGCTGTCTCCGGCTTCATTATATGCCAGAACGCGATAATAATACGCCGTTGAATAATTCAGGCTGGTGTCGGAATAGGACCTGACATTAGTGTTGACATTAGCCATTAATGTATAAGTAGTACCATCCGGTGAACGCTCAATCTTAAATCCGGATTCATTATTGGCGTTATCGGTCCAGGTCAGGTCAATCCGAAACGAGGTAATTATCGTAGCCACCAGGCTGGTCGGCGCGTTTGGCACCGTTGCAGCCGGAGTAGTCGCGTAGGTTTCGTTGGAATAGGCGCTGTCACCGGCCGTGTTATAAGCGCGAATTCGGTAGTAATAAGTTGTGTTTCCGAAAAGCTCGGCATCAATGTACGTGGCCGTAGTGGCTACGCCGATTTGCTGGTATGACCCAGCTACACCGGTCTTGCGCTCTATTTTATAGCCATCCTCATTAAGGGAATTCTCAACCCAGCTCAAATCAATCCGGAAGGAAGCAATCGTAGTCGAAGCCAAGCTGGTCGGCGCATTGGGAATTGTCGGCGTCGGCGTGGTCGTATTGGCCTCGTTGGAATAATCACTGTCTCCGGCAGAGTTGTAAGAACGGACCCGGTAATAATAAGTCGTCGACGCCAACACGTCCGTATCAAT
The genomic region above belongs to Candidatus Brocadiia bacterium and contains:
- a CDS encoding ABC transporter ATP-binding protein is translated as MSNDIILRAQDVHRFFPAGEGQLEILKGISLDIKKGEVISIVGPSGAGKSTLLHIMGLLDRPTAGQVYFNGQDIYAQSSGAQARIRNASFAFVFQFYHLISELDVLENTILPFYISHSIMGFMANNSGLKERGREILDKLGLSQRIHHRPGQLSGGEQQRVAIARALVSNPEIIFCDEPTGNLDSATSAEVQDLILELNRKEGKTFIIVTHEEKIAQKAHRIIRMVDGRII
- a CDS encoding ABC transporter permease, producing the protein MYKLFLAWRYLTSRKIMYFCIAGIAVGVMALIIVTSVMGGFVREVRERIRGTASHISVTNPSGYFIRDYRKLMDDIKSVQGVAACAPRLEWGALLGNSPQQMRFVQLTGIESALETNVSEFSKYLIGKTPADFGNVQDGAIVGSQIFGIPPFHKTDTPPMSGTGISLTSARFSPLGIPLPIRRDFTVVGAFNIGMLEYDTNIYIPLSSAQDFLGASNAVTRIAVKLDDYGKAPQVIKELGSRLPPYLLIQTWEDEKRILLRAVGIEKNLNAIILFFIVIVAAFNILSMLTMRVVEKTHDIGIIKSMGATTGGIAQLFLYQGILIALVGCIIGVTCGYFIASNLNPIADLLHTLSGFEVFPKDVYMLDEIPSEISFLTIVVITLATIAVSVIFSIYPSVKASRLQPTEALKYE
- a CDS encoding 4Fe-4S binding protein; protein product: MINLRRISQILFLLLFVILLLLTTARALGAYYSEPNFLLNIIPANLFFIADPLVALSVMLVSRAFIMPFLAAVIVAIATILLGRVFCGWVCPLGTVMDLFSRVKPKHSNQVLRDGGKMLKKVKYLVLMFILAAAIVGANIVGWFDPITIAFRAFALVFYPIFDYLAKGILDGVGATGAVGTLGNFGLVDPNSITFYGSAVFLGVFALIIFAVFYQSRFWCRYICPLGALLGILSKCRVLKLNIGPGCNQCGRCNIVCKTGCLSKELVLESEECIQCYTCVSKCQHHSLAINFGSNTLPKDNILPSRRGFILTAGLGILSVPILRHSIMSKRNYNTMPRLRPPGATSPEEEFLNKCIRCGECMKVCPTNGLQPLLVESGLYSMWTPTLVPRIGQCSYYCNACGQVCPTGAIKALQLEDKQESRIGLAYFDTNRCIPYVHKQTCMTCEEFCPVPDKAIAYNERNGIKYPYIVKDRCIGCGMCEKVCPVAGMAAIRVFPFKSNGNS
- a CDS encoding DUF362 domain-containing protein, yielding MNKSNRREFLKQAALGGIALVGTKFMPRAFGEDEKPKYVTTIAVVDGDDPAKMTLAALELLGGIKKFVKKDQIVAVKPNIAWERPPEFAADTNPEVVAAIVKECLKAGAKKVKVFDRPCMDARKCYEISGIKAAAEKAGAEVILIENRDAFYQEVEFPKAKELKKWPVVKEILGCDCFINVPVVKDHGSTRLSLGLKNLMGLMGGNRGKIHQNIHQKIADFATVIKPQLTIADAYRVMVRRGPNAGTEKDIVMVKKIIAGTDPVAVDSYCCTLDPFKLKGDNIDYIKFANELGLGEIDLKKVEILTKKIEKE
- a CDS encoding fibronectin type III domain-containing protein, with the protein product MKTKMYGVLFIFLVGTIVMLSYGGEGGCNYFPKSGRSGSSSGFYPHSPFKSGIPPLAPSVPASVAVSAVQINVSWTDNADNEDGFKVERKTGAGGTYAQVAVIWANVTSYSDASLTPSTNYYYQIRAYNAAGDSAYTTETNATTIAQTLPGAPTELLAVANSYSTINLSWTDNSNNEDLFKVERKTGMFGTWAQVTTVLPNVRNYINSGLLDNTTYYFRVRAYNSAGDSGYSAESSATTLSLTMPNPPTSLVAGSASSARINLTWTDHANNEDGYKVERKIGAGSYALVAVLPVNATSFVDSGLTSSTTYYYRVRNYNSSGESDYSNEAYATTPAPSLPDAPTSLVGIVVSSSQVNVTWVDNADNEEGYKIERKIGAGSYDQLATVGPDVRSYSDSRASASTNYSYRVRGYNTAGDSSYSNEISLTTPAPTLPGAPTSLISTAVTSSRVNLNWTDHANNEDGFKIDRKVVSGSYTQIATVGSSATSYIDTDVLASTTYYYRVRSYNSAGDSDYSNEANTTTPTPTIPNAPTSLASTTIASFRIDLSWVENSLNEDGYKIERKTGVAGSYQQIGVATTATYIDAELFGNTTYYYRIRAYNTAGDSAYSNETYATTPAATVPNAPTSLVATIITSFRIDLTWTDNANNESGFKIERSPDGTTYTLMANVNTNVRSYSDTSLNYSTAYYYRVLAYNEAGDSAYSNVVNGTTPAPTIPNAPTGMVATAETSSSVRLIWEDNSTNESGFKIERKSGVENYKLVGVPGPSITLYTDTVSPSTTYTYRIKSYNETGDSAYSNEPTVTTPALTTPTAPASLLVMTVSASQINVRWTDNSDNESGFKIERKTWGNGVWGQISSVGPNVNSFADTGLSDSIAYFYRVRSYNAAGNSNYTNEACATTTVNPYAKTWGGAGTDTAYGSTTDANGNVYLTGVTDSFGAGGQDVFLTKYNSSGVIQWQRSWGGVVTDTAYALVVDAPSGNIYVAGQTNNFGSGNSDAVLLKYNSNGVLQWQKTWGGASNDTAYAIGVDASGYIYMAGNTASYGAGNGDAFLVKFDSTGSLQWQKTWGGAAGSETTYGLTLNSTGDIYLTGSTASYGAGGKDAFLLKFNNSGSLQGQKMWGGASDDTAYSIALDSSTQDIYLSGETASTGTGSTDMFLVKLGSDGVVSWQRAWGGVSADLGYAVSVEPNSQNVYVAGLSNSYGAGNGDALFIKFTPSGVIEWQKAWGGASDLEEIRGLYISLSNYYLAGRSLSPSSSWQNVTGTTITTYLNTAIPAGTVTTPAGGETNPSGTETSPAASESGAGGFDALIIRTAD